TGAAAGTGAAGAGAGCTAAAGTAGCTGAGCTCACACTCATAGAAAAAGTGCAGAACAAGGTAAATCTCAAAATGTTtactgccattattactatattataatataatatatactgctattacattggtataattactatcatatataaatatatattatgttatattataaactatatatactgtactattttgatatactgtctaacaataacattaccattatatcatcagtactattaccatcatcttgccactgcaccttatctacctatttatcttgtgtttctgtttttattctttctacctcaatattttttattttattctatcgtattgtattttattgtattcaaatataccggctgctatgacgacttaatttcccttcggggatgaataaagtaatcaatctatctatctatctatctatctatctatctatctatctatctatctatctatctatctatctatctatctatctatctatctatctatctatctatctatctatctatctatctatctatctatctatctatctatctatctatctatctatctatctatctatctatctatctatctatctatctatctatctatctatctatctatctatctatctatctatctatctatctatctatctatctatctatctatctatctatctatctatctatctatctatctatctatctatctgtctgtctgtctgtctgtctgtctgtctgtctgtctgtctgtctgtctgtctgtctgtctgtctgtctgtctgtctgtctgtctgtctgtctgtctgtctgtctgtctgtctgtctatctatctatctatctatctatctatctatctatctatctatgtcaCCTTTCATGGTTTTCTGTGtcataattaaaatataataattggagtttttctctttctgttgttGTAGGTGTTTGAACACTTGCTCGTCGCCGTAGAAGACATATCAGGACAAATTGGACACAACTACATGAGGGACAAGTGCGTAAAGACGCCttgaacaatttaaaaatgtctttattgtatgtttgtgtgatgaTTGTTTGCTCTCTTGTTGTTCAGGTGGAAACATTTTGAGGACAAGTGGATGACCGGGTTGTTGATGAAGCCGTCGGTGAGGAAGAACCGCGACAACGTCTTCAGCATCTTCCATCAGCTGAACCTCAAGGACGCCATGAGCTACGTGGCCGAGGTGAGGATCATGCACAGGTTCAAGGTCACGGCTGTAGGATCAGGTGCAGGTGTGTTAAAGGAAGTGATCTCTCGTCCCGTGGCTGCAGGGCGAGCGCCGAGGATCACTGGAGTTCATCCGCAACGACAACTCGTACGTGGACTTCAAGAAAAAGTTTGGTGAGGAATTCTCAGAGGTGATGCCGGACATCATGGCCGACATGAGGGACGATCGCAGCGGAGTGTACGACATGAGGTGAGCAAACACTTTCACTGACTGGACTGAGACGGGTTGGAgttcaaacctccaccaaggccccaAAGGGTTAGGGGTAAGGGTTAGGAGTTAGGGTAAGGGTTTCTCCTTATGAAACatcatttaaatccactagatccagaaACATTCCTTTATCTAACAAAAGCAAATCAACTATTCACAGCCTGGAAACCAGATCTGATCTCCTGTCAGTTCACAGATCTGCTCAGACACTGCCTCCTAGTGACCACAAGCAGTCGCAGCATTTCTTTCTTGCTTCATTACTTCTTTGTCTAAATCAGTTAAAGATGAACTGGGACTGACATGATGTATTTCCCCTGTAGAATAGACCCTGTGCCATCAGTGAGCCTGGACATGCACGAGCAGAACATGAAGGGAATGAGGGAAACTGAGGGCGTCAACACTCAtcacctgctgcagcagcacctgTACAAAGGCAGGAAACAGGTGAACACTTTCAGCCTCTTGTCTGAACCAGATCCTCAGATCATCGTCCCCTCCCGGACGCTCACCGTTCTCGTCTCTTGTCTTCTGGGTTCGCAGCACAGACACAGGTACAGCCGGAGCCATTTCAACGTCAATGTGGATGAGGACGAGGTGCAGGAGATCTTCCAGAGGACGATGAGGAGTCGTCTGGAGTCCTTCAAGTCTGCCAAGATGGGCGTCGCTCAACCAAAGAAGATAATCAAGCACAAGCAGAAAGATCAGCAGCAAAAGGTCAGAGTCCCTCAGATAATGTATTACACATGTGGACGTGTGTACAGTAACCTGGATTGAACTTTAGTATTTCATTGGTTGAAGAATCAGAAACCCAAAAATAATTCTATAGAAACTAAAGTATAAACTGTAGGTCCCTTTCACATTTAACATATTTAGAACATTATTTAGAAACATATATTTAAAGTGTATTTAATTAGTTTATTAAGTATAGAAAGTCAACATCTGGTTGCAATcgattttaactttattttaacttttgttaaatcatgtgtatttaatatttaaaaaaatatatatataaaacatattacaattaattgtaatttgtttaaatatcaatctgtatttaatattttataattacatttttcagcatcgacatttttattttgttgatgcaAATAATTCACAGGCCTGGTGTTCAAATCATGTCCTTATTTGAAATTGTTCTTAGTTTTGAGATGTATATTACCTTTTGTGTTCTATCTctctgtttatctatctatctatctttctattcaTCCATCTGTAGATGTCGAATGGAAAATCACAGGACAAAGGTAAAAGCAACTATTCAGGAGATGAAGGTTTGTATCATGTTTAAGATTTATCAACTGAAAACGCTCTTCATGGAGAGTGTTTTGTAAAGAGGTGTCTCATTGTCTTATTTTCTAGATTTTGAGTCCTCAGAAGGAGGCGTGGCCTCTGGCTACAACGCATCTGGACCTTCATTCCCCATGAGGGTCACCTACAGAGCAGGAGGTGAAATACATCTGTCACCTCGTTGATGTTCAGTTAAACCTTCGACTCCTGTCCAGCACTAAGTCACTGTttatctctgctgcagctggaatcGAGAACCCCGCCTTCTTGCCGGACCTGGACCCCACGTCGGGGGTGCAGTTGCCCCCCTGGCTGGGGGAGGTGGAGCTGGACAGCAGCCCGGTGGCTCCTTCTCAGAGAGCCCAGGTGAGGCTGCCGTGGACGCCCAGCAACCTGCGGCGCCTGGCTCCTCTTCGCACCAGCACCCGCTCCACCGACTCCTTCATGCTGGCCGACACTCCGCTCACGCAGCCGTGGAGcaacctgcccccccctccacctccgccTCCCTCCGACAGTCCCGATGGCCACAAGTAGCAGCATCctcacccccctcctcttcctcttctcctgccaCAAACACAACCCAACCTCAGACTTTGCACCTTCTTCTCTCAAACAATTGACTAgggaatgtttttcttttctgtgccTTCGTTAAATCTCCACGTTCACGAccccgtgacctctgacctctgctctTGTTGCTCTAGCGTCGCCCTTcgctgagcggggggggggggggctgcaggtgAAGCCTGTTTGCACAGCGGCACGTTATGGATCATGGTCACGTTCTATTTTAATATCGTAAATCAGTCCTGAAGAAACACCTTTAAAACGGAACGTGATGCAAAAACCTTTATCGAGCGCTGTAGATATTTATTCATTATGTTGTTTATATGCATAATAGAAATGGGggttttaattatatataaaatcagCTTCAACTCTAAAatctgaatgtttgtttgtgtttcatcgTGCATCTCAGAACAGAACTTTGAATTTTAAACTTGAAGAAAGAGACCAATGTAAAAATGTGACTTATAGGacaaagatatatatatttattcacaaaGGAAgtttgtattgtgttgttttccaaaATCTCTAATCTGTGCACGTGCCAACATTTGATGAACTTGAACTggatgtgttttaaaatcatgGATTtagctataaaaaaataaagtcaaTATGTGATCATGAAGTCggttttatttcatattcacaGCTGATGAAACAATTAAATTGCATTGACTTATTTCTTGATCCCCTAATGAGAAGTGGGTGTAATATAGACCTGGAGAGAAACTGGGTTGACATTGATTTTAATCTATGAATTACATCTTTAAATACGTcactttttatacatttacccTTTGAAAGAAACTAGGATTATAACCAGAATTATAAAAGCTATTCAATGTAATTTATCCCAAGTAGGGGTTAAACCAGGAATGTAACATTTCTGAAATGTACAAATTTAACTTTCATCAAACTGAATTGATATAAAAACGTACAAAAATAGGAGACAATGTGCAGCAATGGTGCCTATTTGATCAGAAATAGTCCATATCTAATGTTTCCAGATGATTTGTGATGTATTCTaagatgtgtttttcatttccagACTCCTTGAGGTAGAAATGAGCTCCGTCCAGCATCCTAATGGTGAAATCTCCTGATGTGACCTCTTTCCAGGCtgtagaataaataaaaaggttacACAGATTATCATGCAGCACagactgcaaataaagatggaagacgtgTCTCTACTTCTTCCTGTTTAAGAAAATGAAGCTGTAGGATAAGGCTGCTGCAACTTGGAGTCTTAGCATTAGCGATCAGGGGTTCTTAGACTTTTAGttttaacatggaggaggctgcagtGTAGGTTGTATGCTTGTCTCTTTTGCTCTGACGCTGCCGTGCACTGTTGGAATTCTTCAGCTGACCTTGTAAATCATGAGGCACGTCGTCCTTTCCGTCAAAACACGTAACAGGGCAGGACAGGAATGGCTGGTCTGGTTTGTTACACCTGCAGAAAAATCATAGACTCCAGTCACTGCTACTGTTCATACTAAaacctgtgctgttgtgaaTACGAGTTAATAAACAAGCAGGAGGTGTTGGCTCGCCTGTAGTGTTCCACGACGTGCAGGTCGGCCTTCAGGACAGGAAGGAAGCGCTTCATGACCTCGGGATTCCCCAGAAGCTCAGGAGGAGTTCCTCCGATGGAAGTCAGCCACTTGAGAAAGTCGTCATCTGATAAATCGCTTCTCTTTGGGGCTTTGAGTCTAATCTCTGACTAAAAACAGACAACACAGGACTGGTGACACTTGTCTTCATCAGTTCAGCTTTAATGTGATTAATGAGCTATGCAGATCTTTCTGGGTGGATATCTCACACAGACGGAGAAAGATTAAATTAGATAGATAAACTCACATAAGGTGCAGAGACACCAGACAGGAAGATGTGAACCGGTTGGAGGTTGTGAAGCTTCTTCAGAGCATCTGCCACAGCGAAGCTTGTGTAGGCACCGAAACTGAGACAAACCAGAAAGgtgaaaacacatgaaacaggttgagtggaaacacacacagatgtgctgTTGTTTAGGGGAAAAAAAGGCCTTTCTCTCGACATACCTGTGACCGAAGAGAGCAAACGGCTTCTCCTTCAGCAGCGGTAACAGCACGTCAATCACCTCGTCCACGATCTGCTGCATGTCCTGAGAGAACGGCTCCCGGGTGCGACTCTCTCTGCCCGGAAGTTTCACTGCAAACACTGGGAGGGACAAAACAAGCGTTACACATATCAGGAGCTACATGACAGAAAAGGAAATTaggatttttgttttaattcaccTTCTTTTTCAGCAgagcacactctgtctacatattcttacactcatagtatattatattatctattgtatagtcaaatacttatatttatacctctactgtatatcatatcatattatatcatactctctgtatattctttgtatatataagtctatatacacatatttatacatgtgtacatgttattattattattattatatttactattattattatatatactgttgctgccattattactatatactgctattatattggtataattactatcatatattaatatgtattatgttatattctatactatatatactgtactatttttatatactgtctaacaataacattaccatcatatcatcagtactattaccatcatcttgccactgcaccttatctacctatttatcttgtgtttctgtttttattctttctacctcaatattttttattttattctattgtattgtatttaattgtattcaaagataccggctgctatgacgacttaatttcccttcgggaatgaataaagtaatctatctatctatctatctatctatctatctatctatctatctatctatctatctatctatctatctatctatctatctatctatctatctatctatctatctatctattttgctgtaaagttataaataaattatatcaaGCTGCAGAAACTCCTAGATATTAGTCccctaaataataaatacacactttATATTGAGAGCCAAGACTTTTTTTCTAGGAAAGTGGTgcaaatgtcaaagaaagtgacaAATCTGGCCCTTGGTCTGAAACCACTTGAGAGACCTGTATGAGTTCTTTCTTGGGCCAAGATTCcaggaaatctgttcagtagttgttgtgtaatcctgttgacAAATCAATCAGCTGAACAGGGGTGAAAAGATAACCTCCTGCACAGAGGGGACTACAACAACTACTTGAGGAAGAGATCATGAGAAAATGTTGAATACTAGGTACACAATAAAATACTACAAATActacgacaacaacaacaacaactactactaATTATAACTGTTATAAATGGAACCCCACAGAACAGTTCTCCTATGAGCCTTTCTAATTAGTTCCTTGAGGCTCTTCTAGTTCTACTGAGAATCCAGGATAGATGGTCAAAG
This is a stretch of genomic DNA from Limanda limanda chromosome 19, fLimLim1.1, whole genome shotgun sequence. It encodes these proteins:
- the olah gene encoding S-acyl fatty acid synthase thioesterase, medium chain gives rise to the protein MEKVINCFKRNPEAVARLICFPWAGGGSLHYARWGNLLSSVEVFAVKLPGRESRTREPFSQDMQQIVDEVIDVLLPLLKEKPFALFGHSFGAYTSFAVADALKKLHNLQPVHIFLSGVSAPYSEIRLKAPKRSDLSDDDFLKWLTSIGGTPPELLGNPEVMKRFLPVLKADLHVVEHYRCNKPDQPFLSCPVTCFDGKDDVPHDLQAWKEVTSGDFTIRMLDGAHFYLKESGNEKHILEYITNHLETLDMDYF